In Flavobacterium sp. N1736, the following are encoded in one genomic region:
- a CDS encoding sensor histidine kinase, whose translation MYIFRIILLLVFFSGLNAIPVFSQHASTPKTGLKELKKEIKVNIAPEKNQLLELEKSTNKKIVSLFMVLAITMIVLLYFVYQNDKLKRKNKQKDIQQKIQLNIINAGIDGQENERKKIASFLHDNINSLLSSVGLHLNVFTAQNDIKSEELIKAKSILEDAHDRLRDMSHELIPTLLVRFGLVYALEDLCEKNSNSSLQFDFLSSIATTKRYNEKFEIKLYFVVSELFSNIIKHSEAKKAQISLHEKQNNLIIIIHDNGIGFNCEKLNQEGFGLNRIRARIKKLKGSFAIISRENDNAGTSVKIKVPVL comes from the coding sequence ATTCCGGTTTTTAGCCAGCACGCATCTACACCAAAAACTGGCTTAAAAGAATTAAAAAAAGAAATCAAAGTTAATATAGCACCTGAAAAAAATCAATTGCTTGAACTGGAAAAATCTACAAATAAAAAAATAGTAAGCTTATTTATGGTTCTTGCCATAACAATGATTGTTTTACTTTATTTTGTGTATCAGAATGACAAATTGAAACGAAAAAACAAGCAAAAAGATATACAGCAAAAAATACAGCTCAACATTATTAATGCCGGAATTGACGGGCAGGAAAATGAAAGAAAAAAAATCGCCTCTTTTTTACATGATAATATCAACTCTTTATTATCATCAGTTGGTTTACATTTAAATGTTTTTACTGCTCAAAACGATATAAAATCAGAAGAACTTATTAAAGCTAAATCTATTCTTGAAGATGCCCACGATCGTTTGCGTGATATGTCGCACGAATTAATTCCAACACTTTTGGTTCGGTTTGGTTTGGTTTATGCCTTAGAAGATTTATGCGAAAAAAATTCTAATTCAAGTCTTCAGTTTGATTTTTTAAGTTCGATCGCAACTACAAAAAGATATAATGAAAAATTTGAAATAAAACTTTATTTCGTAGTAAGCGAGCTTTTTAGCAATATTATAAAACATAGTGAAGCAAAAAAAGCGCAAATTTCATTACACGAAAAACAAAATAATTTAATCATTATTATTCACGATAACGGAATAGGTTTTAATTGTGAAAAATTAAATCAGGAAGGTTTTGGCCTTAACCGAATCAGAGCAAGAATTAAAAAATTAAAAGGAAGTTTTGCTATTATTTCAAGAGAAAATGATAATGCCGGTACTTCTGTCAAAATAAAAGTTCCTGTTTTATAA
- a CDS encoding metallophosphoesterase family protein: MKKILLLSDTHSHIDDVILKYVNQADEVWHAGDIGDLNVTDTIKKLKPLRCVYGNIDDAQARLEFPLHNRFLCENVSVWITHIGGYPGKYNPAIREEMASNPPKLFICGHSHILKVIFDKKNNLLHMNPGAAGKSGFHQMRTMLRFVIDDDKIKDLEIIEIGKK; encoded by the coding sequence ATGAAAAAAATTCTCCTTCTTTCCGATACTCACAGTCATATTGACGATGTAATTTTAAAATATGTTAATCAGGCCGATGAAGTTTGGCATGCTGGAGATATTGGAGATTTGAATGTAACGGATACCATAAAAAAATTGAAACCTTTACGATGTGTTTATGGAAATATAGATGATGCACAAGCAAGATTAGAATTCCCGTTGCACAATCGTTTTTTATGCGAAAACGTTTCGGTCTGGATTACACATATTGGCGGTTATCCGGGTAAATACAATCCGGCGATAAGAGAAGAAATGGCGTCGAATCCGCCTAAATTATTCATCTGCGGACATTCGCACATTTTGAAAGTCATATTTGATAAAAAGAACAATTTATTACATATGAATCCCGGTGCTGCCGGAAAAAGCGGATTTCATCAAATGCGAACTATGTTGCGATTTGTAATTGATGATGATAAAATAAAGGATCTTGAAATTATAGAAATAGGAAAAAAATAA